CATTGCATTAACGCACCCTACAAGATCAGCGATCGCACTACAAGAGTAGCGATCGCACTAAAATTAGTAGCATGAGTCTGATCTTGCATCATATTTTAAGTTAGCTTGATTACAAACTCTTCTCCTTGCACTTCTATAGTTAGCTTCATCGCCAATTTCTCTACAGACATTCGCATATCCCGCATAGCACATTCGTTCTTTTTGTAGTCTTTCTCTTTTTGCATCATATTCTTGTTGCAATTGTTGTCTATCGCTATCACTAACTCGTCGTGTAACTTTACACTCTGGATATTTTCTTTCAGCCTCTGCAATCGTTGATGCTAAACTATTTATCCAATTGTTATATTGAGAAAAATCAAGAGGCGAGGGTGCGTTTGCCTCAAAATATTGTGCAATTTGCCGATGGAGTTGCTCACACTGTCTTTCTGATAGCCCCTTATTTTGTGCTAAAACTTCATTACTATAAAAACTTAAGTTCATTGCAGTTGCAACAAAAACTAAACAAGCTGTGAATTTTGACGTTTTCATGTGATTGAATTAATTGAATTAAATTTCTTAAACTTCTTGAAGTCTAACCATATATTATACGGAAATTTTCCGTATATCACGCCAAATACACATTTTTTAAAGAATCTTTCCGTATATTACGCTCAAATGGAGTGATCGCGAGAAGTTTTCCGTATAATATTACGATAAGCGTGTTATGCCGATTAGCGTACTCTTTTATGAACCCTCCCCCACCCCGAAAACTCCTAGACGTAGTGCGAGAGACGATCCGCCCTACCGCATTACTCCTACCGCACCGAACAAACATATCTGGACTGGATTAAGCGTTATCTGCTCTTCCATCAGAAAAAACATCCCCGTGAAATGGGGGGTGAAGAAATTAGAGCCTTTTTGAGCCATCTTGCCGTTGATAAAAACGTTGCCACCGCCACCCAAAACCAAGCCCTCAACGCCATCCTTTTCCTTTATCGAGAAGTTCTGAAAATTGAACTGGAAAATATCGGTGCATATTTACGGGCAAAACGCTCCAAACGTCTGCCCACCGTCCTCACCAAAAAAGTAAAAATGGCTGATGATTTTAGCGATCGCACAACAGACTGCGATCGCTGCCCAGGTAATTCTCAACCCACCAAAGTTAGGATTGCTCATCCAAGAAATTAAATCTCTTGAGAAGCAATTACTGAGTTTGCGGGTTGAGAGTCGAAGTTATCCCTTAAATGAGCTAATCGCCTTTAGCTCGGCTTTTATGACGATGAAAGCCATTGCCAGCAACTTAAATCAAATGAGTCAAGACTTACCTGCCTACACCCAATAGGGGCTAAATCCCTTCTTTTCTGGCTAAAAGGACGGGACAATTGACATTAACCCGCACATAATCCGAGAGGGAAGTACCGAGAAGGCGATCGAGATCTGGTAAACTCTTAGCCACGGAAGGACGGCGATCCGGCGAACCCAACAGTAAGAGATCCACATTATAATCATCGACGAGTTTGCAGAGTTGTTCTCCCGGTTTACCCCCCGTCACCACGCAGCGATAGGGTATATTCATCCGTTTCGCTTTTGCCACTGCCGGCCCTATAATCGGGTTTTCTTCCATTTCTTTGGGGGAAGTGGGGGCAAATTCCGGTTTTAAGTCGGGGTTGACGCGGGCCAGAATTAACTCTGCTGAAGGATAATCCCGCAGGAGATAAATAGCCAGATCGAGAGCTAAATCAGCCGAACTAGACTTATCGAGAGCTACCATCACCTTTTTGATTTTTTTGACGTAAATATCGTCTTTTACCAATAACATCGGGTGATTAGTCAGTTGAAAGACGTATTGACTGACGGAATTTTCTAGAATTGCCTCCAGTCGCTTCAGTCCTCGGGAACCCATCAGGATCAAATCGGCCCCGATTTCGTCGGCAACTTGACAGACGGTATCTTTGGGATCTCCTTGCCGCAGAATCGTGGAGACTTTGCTGGGTTCAATTTTGACTTCTTGCAGGATTTTAGTCAGCATTTGGGTCCCTTCTTCCCATTTACTGGCCAGAGCTTCGGTGGTAATCTGAGGGGGAACAACCCGGAGAATGGTAATCGACGCTTTCCGGATAGCGGGGAGATCCATCAATGCTTGTAGCATTTCTTGGGTTTGACCTGTGCCGGAATCAGCGTATAGTATTTTCTCTAGCATAAGATTAAACTCGGTCTATGATCTTAATAGTTTTCGCCAATTTTCAGCATACTGCTAATGTTGTTCCCGAAATTTAACAACTTATTAAGCGCTTTTTCTTCGGTTAACGCGATGCCGAAGGCACTGCGTAGCAGCTCGCATTTGAGGTTGTTTTAAGTATTTATGCTTAATTGATTAGAAATACTTGGCTCAAAATCATCGGGTAAAGCGTTCATTTGTATTATATTTTGGATGCAATGCTGGCGCTCTCTTTTAATCACAGCTAAATCCGTTGAGTATAGGCTACTTATAAGGACAGGCACTCATGCAAGAGGCAAGAGAGGGGGTATAGATAATCAGTCTTTAATAAACGGATTTAGTATCATTGCCGCTGCTCACCATTAAATCGACCATTTCATTGATGATTAGAGTTCTTGCATAATTAATTTTTGAGAGTGCAAAAATGAGAAAAATAGACATAAAATTGCATAAAATCCCTAAATAGAGCATTTAATTGATTAATGCTCATTCTTAATTCTCCAGCAACCACAAGAATTTTTGATTTTTACAAGAGGTCTAGTTATGTCTTTATCAATTCGAGTAATTCTCCTAGTAGCGACAACAGTTTATCAGACGTTATCTGTTTGGTTAGAAGAACAAAAAGCACCGCCGGGTAATTTGATTAATCTGGGTAAATATCGCCTGCATTTTTGTCTAGCAGGAGTAGCTAGTCCCACTATTATTATTGACCATAGTTTAGGAGGAATTGAGGGATATTTTTTGATAGAAGAATTGTCACAATTAGCTAGGGTTTGTATTTATGATCGAGCGGGTTATGGTTGGAGCGATTCTAGTCCTTATCCCCGGACTAGCTACCAAATTGTTCAGGAATTAGATCAATTACTAACCCAAGCAAAAATAGAACCGCCTTATATTTTAGTTGGTGATTCTTTTGGTAGTTATAATGTTCGACTGTATGCTCATCTGTTCCCAGAAAAAGTAGTAGGTTTGGTACTCACCGATGGTTTACACGACAAAGGAATGCTGAAAATGTCGCCAGCATTAAAGGCATTAAAATTATTTTTTATCTCCGGATTTTGGATGTCGATTATCGGCTCAATTTTAGGCATTATCCGAGTTTTGAGAGTTCTGGGAGTTTTTGAATTATTAAAACCAGAATTGCGTCGCTTTTCCCCAGATTCTTGTCATCGAGTTAAGCGTTCTTTCTGTCGCGCTAAACACTGGATGACGATGAGTAGAGAAATGCTTAATCTCGACCAAAGCGCTCGTCAGGTGAGTGAGGCTAACAATTTCGGTAATTTACCGATAGTTAGTATTAAAGCTAATTCTTTTTTTAAACCTTCCCTTTGGACTCGGTTTATTCCCCTTAAAAGTGCCAACCGACTCCGGGAGGAGATGCACCTGGAATTAGGCAAGTTATCCGGAGATTTTCTGCAAATACAAGCGGATAAAAGTTGCCATTTTGTCTGGATGGATCAACCGGATGTGATCATCGATGCGGTCAGAATTGTGCTTGACAAAATTAACTCTATGTGCTAGGTAATAGGGTAAAATTAATTTCTTGGTTAGGATAGGCAAGAGGCAACAGGCAAGAGATAGTTAGATAAGTAGGTAGGCGTTAAAAATTATCAGACACCACCCTTATCAAGGGTAGGGTTGATTCATGAATCAACCCTACCTTATCAAGGGGGGGCAGGGGGGATCGAACCTAAAATCCATTTTTAATTTAATTATAACCAGCTACTTATGTGTAATTAATTGTGTCTAGCTACTTAAGAACTTGCCCTCAAAATTAATTTTTGATAATTTTAATTATAGCGTTTCCTAAGCTAGTGAGGTACACCTGTTTTTCTTCCCCTTTGCCTTTTGCCTCTTGCCTTTTGCCTAAAACCCATAACTTTTGTACCTCAGCAGACTGAAAAACGCTATAATATTGTGTCTCCCCACTCTCCTATACCTTTTAAACAGGATTTAGTATTACAAGCGGTTTTATTAACCCGCAGCAGGGCAAGGGTTAAGGAGACTTAGGGATAATTCCCAGACCTGAACCCGGATTATTATTAATATTCTCAACCCTAACTTTACTAATTATTGAGGGTAATAATCTGGGCGCTAAAACCCTGTTTAGTTAACTCTTGTACCCGTTGTTTAGCTTGGTATTGTTGTTGAAATAACCCAACTTGAATCACATTTTCTCCCGTACGGATAAATGCGAGGGGTTCAATTTCTTTAATTTTTGCCAACGCTTCCGCACTATTACTCCTAACTTCAACGCGAAAGAGTTGATTAGCGGCAATAACCCGCTGCTGTGGTGCGGGGGGTTTATTGGCGCGATTTTGAGGTCTGGGTGCTGGTGGATTGACAGTTTGACGATTACTATTATTAATCACCGTAGCATCGGCAGGACGCACGGTAGCGGGAGCTTGAAAAACGTATTCTCTCAGGGGTTGATTACCAGAAACTGGGTCCGCCACCAGAGGACGAACTGAAGGAGAATTAACTGGGGGTAAATTTAAGGGTGGACATTGGGAACAATTAACAGCACTGGGACTGTCTGAACGTTTAGTTGGTTGTCTCACCGCCGGCGGTGGAGGCAAACGACGACCGGGATAAAGATTCTGGGCAAAAGATAAGTTTGCTTTTAGCAGTAGCGTTCCTTGAGCGATTATCCCGACTTTTAACCAAAATAAAGCCGAGAAAAACAGTAGGTTTGTTCTCATTGTGCTGGTTTGTCCTCACAGGAAATTTGGGTACACCATGTCCAAATTTTAAAGGAGGAAATGCTAGTCTAGAAAGTATATTGGTTAAAAATCATTACAAGGTTTATGGGAAAAGTTGTTGTCGGTCTATCGGGGGGAGTAGATAGCTCTGTCGCCGCTGCCGCCTTACACGCTCAAGGTTATGATGTTATTGGCTTGACCCTGTGGTTAATGAAGGGTAAAGGTCAATGCTGCTCCGAGGGAATGGTAGATGCGGCCTTTATTTGTGAGCAGTTGGGGGTTCCCCATCATATCGTCGATAGTCGCGAGCTTTTCCAAAAAGAAATTATTGATTATCTAGTTTCTGGTTACGAAGCGGGAATCACACCGCTGCCCTGTTCTCAGTGCAATAAAGCGGTAAAATTTAGCCCGATGCTGCATTATGCCAGGGAAACCTTGCAAACGGACACTATTGCCACTGGTCACTACGCTAGAATTCGTTTTTCTCCTGAAAATAACCGTTATCAACTGCTGCGCGCCGTCGATAAAAATAAAGATCAATCCTATTTTCTCTATGATCTAACTCAAGATGTATTGCGTCGGACTTTATTTCCCTTGGGCGAACAAACCAAGGCAGAAACCCGCAGGATTGCCCAGGAATTCGGCTTAAAAACGGCAGATAAACCCGATAGTCAGGATTTATGCTTGATTGAAGCTCACGGAACTATGCGATCATTCTTGGATAAGTATATCGCCGTCAGTGAGGGCGATATCGTCGATCTCGATGGCAAAGTTTTGGGTAAACATAGCGGTATCCATCATTATACGATCGGACAACGCAAAGGCATCGGCATCGCCGCCGCCGAACCCCTCTATGTGGTAAAACTCGATCCCGTCATGAATCGGGTTATCGTCGGTAATCGCGAAAGTGCCGTTAGTGCCGCTTGTCTTGTCGGACGGATGAACTGGGTTTCTATTGCTGAACCCACCACCCCTATCCGCGCTCAAGTACAGGTCCGTTATCGTTCTCCGGCCGTTCCCGTCAATGTTATTCCCCTAGAAAATGAGCAAGTGAAACTGGTTTTTGATCAACCACAATTTAGTATCACTCCGGGCCAGGCAGCCGTGATTTATGAAGGGGAAATCGTCCTCGGTGGGGGGATTATCTCAGGAGCCACCCCTAATGGAGAGCCACCAATTCACAGAATAACCTGATTATGGTTCGCGGGTCATTCTGCCAATTAGGGACTCTCCCCGGCAGGTTGAGCTAAAAATTAACGACGGGGTACAGAAGCCTCGATGTTAATATTCATAGCGGAGACTCTTGGTACAGGATTGCCTTTGGCGCTACCGAGACCCCGGGCCATAGCCAAGAAGCTGGAAGGATCGCCAGCTTTGGGTTTTTGCTCTTGGGGAACATAGCGACGGACAGCATTCTGCCAAACGATTTGGGGGAAGCCCAAAATACCACGATAGTAGCCATCGTAGCGAGGCGAGGTGATGTTGAATGGACGTTCACCGATTTCGCGGCTGGCTAGGGTGCGACGACGTTGGTAGGGAACGGTATCATAACCAAAGCTTTGCAGATACTCGTCACTGTTGAGAAGTTGATCGACAAAACCTTGAATGCCTTTGGTGGCAACGACAATCGACCAAGCAATTTTTTCTCTTTCGCTATAGACATCGCGACCGAGAACTCTTTGTACTACCTGTTCGACAAAGCGATAGTTGCTGTTTTTCTCGTAGAAGCTGTTATAGAAGGTTTTCGATAACAGTAAACCACGAATGAAATCCCGCACGGATAATTGTCCATTGCGTAATTGGGATTCGAGGAAGGGTTCCCGATCCCATTTGAAGGCATGGAAGAAAATCTGACGGTAAGCGGCTTCAATTAAATCGTTCAGGTCGCTAGGGGAGAGGACATTTTCCGTCGTGTAAACTCTCGGTTTTTCGTCTCCACCGACATCATAACCAGCTACCCGCACGTTTTGGGACTTGGGGGCGTAATTTAAAAGAGGAATGGCCAAGGGTAAACCTCCGTATCCTTAGAAATGCTTAAAAAACTTTCCTCCTAATGATAAGGGAGTAGGTGCCAACTAGAAAAGAAATATTAAAAATTCTTACAATTGTTAAGAAAAGTTGCTTACCATCCGGGGAGTGGGGGAGCGCCGGAGCAGGGAGAGGGGAGAAAAAAGCTGATGACTGATAACTGATAACTGATAACTGATAACTGAATTTACCAGCCACTAATCGAATAGGATGATGGTTCGGGGGAATCACTAGAGACTGACTCCGATGACTGATTGCGGGATTCAGCACAAAAAGTGGCCGTATTAAAACCGCCAAAACGTTGAACTGTGCTAGTGCGGAGACGTAAATCGGTATCGGCAAACCAAAAACGCTCGATCGAGGTCATAGTTTCGTATTCTGTAATTAAGACTAAACCTTCCTGTTCATCAATGTGATAACGGCCCGCCACGGGAATGATTTCCGCATAACCGCGCTCCCGCAGGAGAACACCAGCTTGGGGATTATCTTCGTCGGGAATTAGCGCAAAAACGGTGGTTCCTTGATGATTTTCGTTTTCTTTGTCCCACTGCATCGAACCATCCCAACTGACAAAGGCACCCCCCACAGTCTTAGCGGGATCGACTTCGTGCATTTCACAGATAGCGATAATTTTCGGGTTATCGGCGCTTAAAGCTTCCACATAAATCTCGGAATCGCCGGTTTCTGAGCGTCGAAAGGGTAAATGATGGGTGGTGCGCTGAGATTTCCACTGTCCCGCACTTTTCTGAAAAAAGGTCATCCCGTCCATAGTTTTTATCCTCTGTTTTCCCTATCTATTTTAACGCCATGGCCGTTTCCTGTAACCCTTGTCCCCCTCTCTCTCTCATTCATCCCCAAAATAATCATGATCAATTCTCTTGATTTCATAGATTTCTTTTGTCGATACACCTAAGTTATAATCGATCATCAATTGACCTAATTCTTCCCCATCAATCAGCACTATTTTTATCTCATTTCTAGGGGCATATTCTAAAGCCTCTTTGGTAAAATAGGAAGTGGTGATGAAAATACCTTTTTTGGCTCCTTGTCCCGCTAATGCCCCGACAAATTTCTGGATTTCTGGACGACCAACGGCATTATTATCAGCCCATCTTTTGGCTTGAATATAGATTATATCTAAACCGAGTCTATCTTCTTTTATTATCCCATCAATCCCTTGATCCCCGCTCTTACCTACCGCTTTACCAGCATCTCTAATCGAGCCACCATAACCCATTTTTACCAGTAATTCTACTACTAATTTTTCAAAAGCATCTGGGGATAATTTTCGCAGAATAAAAAGTAAGTCTGTTGCTAATGCTTGACGAATTTCTTGATAGGAGTTTTCTAGTAATTCCTCGGGATTTTGCTCTTGATCAGAAGTTGATAAATTTCTTTCAAGAGTAATAGTTTCATTTTGCTTATTGACTCGATTGAATTCTTGAAATTCGGGAAACTGTCTGAGAAATTTGGCATCAATTCGAGCAGGATTTTGAGATAAGATTTCTTTTCCTTTCTCAGAAATTACAAAAGTTGCCCTTTGGGGTGAGTCAATTAATCCCGCTTTCTTTAAATAGGTTTTTGCCCAACCGACTCGATTAGCAAAAATTTCTTGTTGTCCACTGGGAAGCATTTCTTTTCTTTCCGCTTCCGTGACTTGAAACTCTCTGACCAAGGCTTCAAAAATTTCTCGATATTTATAAACTTTGCCATCTGCAAGTATTTTTAGTAGAGGCAACATAATCGATTGAAAATCGGGAATGGGCATAGTTCAGCTGAAAAGCGGGGGCAGTCATCACAATTATACAGCAACAATCTCCAAGAATTTAGATAGATAATAATACACCTGAAATTATTAAGAATGTCGAGAGGCATTCCTCAAGAATCTGAGAGAGAATCAATATTATGGGAATCTAATACTAAATCTTGTTTAAAAGGTATAGGAGATCGGGAAGTAGTGGAGCCTTTTTAGTAAACAGTAAACAGTGAACTAAAAACTCACATCTGATAATTGATAACTGATAACTGATGCAAAACTGACGGCTTGGCTCTTCTAGGTTCTGTGTGATAAGTTTAACTTACATAGGATCGATCTTTGTGTCCTTTGTGTCTTTGTGGTTCGCTCCACTCCCTCGCTAGGAGTAATGTATCTTAGAATACATTTTACCCACCAAACCTGGGAGAGCCACGGCTTTAAATATAACTTAACTCAGTAAAAAAGACCTATTCGGATGGACAAGAAAGCCTTTTTTCAGGGCCTCTCGTCCTAATAACATCCGAAAACCCATGACATCGCGATTAGTCAAGGTTAATTCGATCGGCCATTGACGACCGCCCAGTGATACACTTGTTCTGATTACGGGACGTAATTGACTTTGACCCCCGGAATTTTTTACCCGTCGCCATTCGAGGATTTCTGCGGTAGTGGTGACAGTGTGGCGACTATCTTTTTGGTAGGGATGAACTTGAAAGCGCAGCCAATTGCGATCGCCATCTCGAAAAGGATGGAGATGAAAAGCGTGTAGGGCCGAGGAGCGAGCGCCTGTATCAATCTTGGCCTTTATTTTGGTAATGCCTAAATCAGGTAAATCGAGCCATTCTCGCCAACCGATGATGATTTTATCGGGTTTCATCGGTCTATTTAGTTTTTTCCTCTTCAATCTCCCGCTGCATTTGGGCGATTTCTTCGGGAGTCATCGCTTCCAGACGTTTTTTAAAGACGGCATCTTCGTAATCTTTGCGCTGTTTGCCGTAGGTCATATTATCGGTGGCGACTCGAAACAGATAGGTAAAAATCCAACCGATGACACCACCAACCAACACCGCTTGACTCCAAATTCCCGCCGAAGCACTATCTAAACCGGTTTTTTGTAGGACAATGTAGAGGATGCCGCCCATAGCAAACATCCCTATACCAATCCCGATGACATCAATGCGTCTCATGGGTTTTTTTTGGTTGATAACTTAAGCTTTTAGGGTACGACGTTGGGGACGGAAGTTAAGGAAAGGACTCAACAACAGCATCCCGGGGAAGAAAAAGCTCATCAGAAAGTACATAAACCCTCTTTCCCAAGAAGATGCCACATACCAGCGTGTATTGAGGTAGTAGTAGATAGCGGCGGGAATGACGAGCAAATACAAGACACTGAGAGATAGGTAGATCAGGGCGATGATAATGGTTTCTTGCGTCAGAATTGATTGCATAAGGATTGATTTTTATCAATGGCTGTCGGTGAACGGCAATTCACCTGCTGATTATTTTACCCCCTCTTTCCCCCTTTGTGGCGATCGAATTGGCGGGCTAAAATAATTTACTGAAAATACTCTTGCTAATTAAATTATTTGTGATATGATAGGAAATTGTCGGTTAAATAACGGGGGCGTGGCGGAATGGTAGACGCTACGGACTTAAAATCCGTTGAGCCTTATAAGCTCGTGAGAGTTCGAGTCTCTCTGCCCCCATCGATTGGAGTCTATATTTAAACTGAGTGTTGGATATTCTAGTACAAATGTCCATGCTCTTAGTAAAAACTTTTTCAGCCAGCCCTATCTAAAATATCCAATAATTCTAGGGGATGATGAATGAGATGATCGGGGTTAAATTGAGTGAGAATTTGAGGGGAATTAAAGCCCCAAGCGACGGCCACCACTTGCACTTGACTTTTTTGGGCAGCAGTAATATCTCTAGTTTCATCGCCGACATAAATCATTTCATCGGGACAGAATTTATTTTGTCGGATCAGGCGATCGATAATTTTGTGTTTGCCGAATAAAGGTGTTCCCGAACAGATAAAATCAAATAGATTTAATAGTTGATTATTCCCTAAAAATATGGTGACATTTTCTTTGGTATTAGAAGTTATTATTCCTAATCTATAGCCTCTTTCTTTAAGAGTGGCGAGGCATTGATGCCAGCCATGGAAGGGTTTCAGAC
This portion of the Microcystis aeruginosa NIES-2549 genome encodes:
- a CDS encoding site-specific integrase, with amino-acid sequence MLFHQKKHPREMGGEEIRAFLSHLAVDKNVATATQNQALNAILFLYREVLKIELENIGAYLRAKRSKRLPTVLTKKVKMADDFSDRTTDCDRCPGNSQPTKVRIAHPRN
- a CDS encoding universal stress protein, with the protein product MLEKILYADSGTGQTQEMLQALMDLPAIRKASITILRVVPPQITTEALASKWEEGTQMLTKILQEVKIEPSKVSTILRQGDPKDTVCQVADEIGADLILMGSRGLKRLEAILENSVSQYVFQLTNHPMLLVKDDIYVKKIKKVMVALDKSSSADLALDLAIYLLRDYPSAELILARVNPDLKPEFAPTSPKEMEENPIIGPAVAKAKRMNIPYRCVVTGGKPGEQLCKLVDDYNVDLLLLGSPDRRPSVAKSLPDLDRLLGTSLSDYVRVNVNCPVLLARKEGI
- a CDS encoding alpha/beta fold hydrolase is translated as MSLSIRVILLVATTVYQTLSVWLEEQKAPPGNLINLGKYRLHFCLAGVASPTIIIDHSLGGIEGYFLIEELSQLARVCIYDRAGYGWSDSSPYPRTSYQIVQELDQLLTQAKIEPPYILVGDSFGSYNVRLYAHLFPEKVVGLVLTDGLHDKGMLKMSPALKALKLFFISGFWMSIIGSILGIIRVLRVLGVFELLKPELRRFSPDSCHRVKRSFCRAKHWMTMSREMLNLDQSARQVSEANNFGNLPIVSIKANSFFKPSLWTRFIPLKSANRLREEMHLELGKLSGDFLQIQADKSCHFVWMDQPDVIIDAVRIVLDKINSMC
- the mnmA gene encoding tRNA 2-thiouridine(34) synthase MnmA, whose translation is MGKVVVGLSGGVDSSVAAAALHAQGYDVIGLTLWLMKGKGQCCSEGMVDAAFICEQLGVPHHIVDSRELFQKEIIDYLVSGYEAGITPLPCSQCNKAVKFSPMLHYARETLQTDTIATGHYARIRFSPENNRYQLLRAVDKNKDQSYFLYDLTQDVLRRTLFPLGEQTKAETRRIAQEFGLKTADKPDSQDLCLIEAHGTMRSFLDKYIAVSEGDIVDLDGKVLGKHSGIHHYTIGQRKGIGIAAAEPLYVVKLDPVMNRVIVGNRESAVSAACLVGRMNWVSIAEPTTPIRAQVQVRYRSPAVPVNVIPLENEQVKLVFDQPQFSITPGQAAVIYEGEIVLGGGIISGATPNGEPPIHRIT
- a CDS encoding phycobilisome rod-core linker polypeptide; this translates as MAIPLLNYAPKSQNVRVAGYDVGGDEKPRVYTTENVLSPSDLNDLIEAAYRQIFFHAFKWDREPFLESQLRNGQLSVRDFIRGLLLSKTFYNSFYEKNSNYRFVEQVVQRVLGRDVYSEREKIAWSIVVATKGIQGFVDQLLNSDEYLQSFGYDTVPYQRRRTLASREIGERPFNITSPRYDGYYRGILGFPQIVWQNAVRRYVPQEQKPKAGDPSSFLAMARGLGSAKGNPVPRVSAMNINIEASVPRR
- a CDS encoding phycobiliprotein lyase, which encodes MDGMTFFQKSAGQWKSQRTTHHLPFRRSETGDSEIYVEALSADNPKIIAICEMHEVDPAKTVGGAFVSWDGSMQWDKENENHQGTTVFALIPDEDNPQAGVLLRERGYAEIIPVAGRYHIDEQEGLVLITEYETMTSIERFWFADTDLRLRTSTVQRFGGFNTATFCAESRNQSSESVSSDSPEPSSYSISGW
- a CDS encoding restriction endonuclease, producing the protein MPIPDFQSIMLPLLKILADGKVYKYREIFEALVREFQVTEAERKEMLPSGQQEIFANRVGWAKTYLKKAGLIDSPQRATFVISEKGKEILSQNPARIDAKFLRQFPEFQEFNRVNKQNETITLERNLSTSDQEQNPEELLENSYQEIRQALATDLLFILRKLSPDAFEKLVVELLVKMGYGGSIRDAGKAVGKSGDQGIDGIIKEDRLGLDIIYIQAKRWADNNAVGRPEIQKFVGALAGQGAKKGIFITTSYFTKEALEYAPRNEIKIVLIDGEELGQLMIDYNLGVSTKEIYEIKRIDHDYFGDE
- a CDS encoding ATP-dependent zinc protease; the encoded protein is MKPDKIIIGWREWLDLPDLGITKIKAKIDTGARSSALHAFHLHPFRDGDRNWLRFQVHPYQKDSRHTVTTTAEILEWRRVKNSGGQSQLRPVIRTSVSLGGRQWPIELTLTNRDVMGFRMLLGREALKKGFLVHPNRSFLLS
- a CDS encoding DUF3007 family protein — encoded protein: MRRIDVIGIGIGMFAMGGILYIVLQKTGLDSASAGIWSQAVLVGGVIGWIFTYLFRVATDNMTYGKQRKDYEDAVFKKRLEAMTPEEIAQMQREIEEEKTK
- the ndhL gene encoding NAD(P)H-quinone oxidoreductase subunit L, with translation MQSILTQETIIIALIYLSLSVLYLLVIPAAIYYYLNTRWYVASSWERGFMYFLMSFFFPGMLLLSPFLNFRPQRRTLKA
- a CDS encoding HAD-IA family hydrolase gives rise to the protein MTIKVVVFDFDGTIADTHDTFVEIVNRLAKNFGYQPVNEEDLARLKNLSSQEIIKQSQVSPVKIPFLLYRVKRELNKQIECLKPFHGWHQCLATLKERGYRLGIITSNTKENVTIFLGNNQLLNLFDFICSGTPLFGKHKIIDRLIRQNKFCPDEMIYVGDETRDITAAQKSQVQVVAVAWGFNSPQILTQFNPDHLIHHPLELLDILDRAG